Genomic DNA from Thermoplasmatales archaeon:
GACTACACGCCATCCCGTATAAGCCACTTCCCCTGTTGTCCAACCAGATGCAATGCCCGACATATAAACTTGGGCACCGACGTTAGGACTCCAATATCCTGTAACGATACCTCTCCTAGACCCATAAGGAACTGTATAAATGAGTGGTGCAACGTTGCTAAAATTCACAAAAGCAGCATCTGAATAATTTCCACCACGACGTTCTACCCTTCCTGCCTCATCTGGACGATCGGGTTGATATATAGGGATATTTAAAGGAGTTAGGTTATTAGGTCCAAGATGCCCTGATACTACATAGCCTTTTGTATTACCCCTTTTAGCCGGCCAGCCTAATGTGGATGTTATCCTCGTTTGCTGAATATAGTTTGTGACTTGAATTCCTCCTATGATAGGACGATATGTATCATTTCTTCCCCTACCAGGTTGAAAAGCATTAATCTTTGTCTCGCTTAAAGGGGTCTCATTGATGATCTCAACATCAAATATTAGTGGGGAAGCTTTTGCAAAGATCACAGGAACATTTTTTATCCCTAAAGAGGTTGCTATGGCATCTATTTTCAAATAAATTTCATTTAGCAAATTTTCATCGAGTTCATATTCCTCCCATATTCCAATATCAAAACACCCCTTCCTTTCATCGGCACCCGTCATGCATATTGGCCCATTAGGATAATCATATTCTTCCAAAAACTTTTCTATTCTCTCTTTTTCATTTATCTTATGGAGTTTATCTATCCATTCCCATCTCTCCTCTTGGGTATCAAACTCTGGAATTTCTCCATAAACAGCTATCACCCATGGGTCGCTCTTTACCTCTTCAAGAGTTTCTGGACCGAAAGTAAGGATTGGCCTTTCTGTTTCAACTTCTGGAGAGAATAACTCAATAAATTTTTCTAAGGCACCCAGTTCATTGTTTATTATTTTATTGATCATATCTTTAACTATTTTTGCTCCCTCTTCTTTGCTTACATTCATCCATGACCAGAAATCGTCTGGAATATCACTCAGATAAATATCTGAAATATTCAGTGTAGAAATAGTTATTTCATCGATACCAAGTGATGTTAAAAAATCTTCTATTTCTTCTTTATGAAGAAAAGGCTTTTCTCCTCCCTTCCCTAGTATTCCATTGATCAATATTAAAGAAATAACTACCCCCAACACTATTTTCCCTTTCATTTTTCTCACCAATATGTAAATTTTTTTTTTATATATAAAGCTATCGGTTAAGATGCTTTGTTGCATAACTATTAAAATAGCCTAAACCTATTTACTTTTGGGGTGGGAATAATGAAAAGACAAATCTAAAAAATAAAAACATAGATTAAATGAAAGACTAAAAATTGCTTAATTATTCAACAAAGCAAGTAAAGGGAAAAGTTGAAATATTTTATAAATATTTTATGGCATGGAGAGCAAGATATCTGAAGAAGAATTTGTTATTAATGCAATTAAAAAGCTTAGAAAACCACCTTATAAGGGAATACACAGTGTTTTCAGCGGTTTTAATTCCGCATTCAGAGAATATTTTGGAAAAGATCCAGTTGAAGTTACAACCAAGATGGCTAAAGAAGGAAAAATTTTAATAAGACCCGCAAAAAGAGGAGTAATGCTTTATCTTCCAGAAGATAATCCAGATCTCCCAAAAACAGAAGAAGTAATAAGGAAAATATTGAGCGAGGAATAATTATTTTATCTCAACTCTTACTCCATTTACCATATAATATATTTTTTCTGCTATTTTGCAGGCATGATCCGCGCATCTCTCCAAGTAGCGAGCAATCATCATATAGTGGGCGCATCTTGTAATATTTTTTTGGTCCTCCATCATATAAGTAAGACATTCCCTGAATATGGAATAGCGTAGGGCATCAACAGTATCATCTCTTTCAGAAAAATCTTGAATTGGAGTTAAATCTTCTGTTTCGAATGCATATAGAGCATCGTCTATCATCTTGCAAACAATATCTGCCATATATGGTATGCTTACTAGCTTTTTTATATGTGGTTGTGAAGAAAGCTCTTTTGCAACATTTGCAATATCTTTTCCGTATCTTCCTATTCTTGTAAGATATGTTATAATTTTCAAGCAACTTGCAATTGTACGCATATCTTTTGCCATTGGTTGATATAGAGCAATTAAACGCAGTGCCTGCTCTTCAATTTCTTCATCCATTCTTGCAATCTCTCCTTTCTTTGATATAACCCAATCCGCAATCTCCTCATCCTGATTTTTAAGAGCAATAACTGATTTGCTGAGCATTTCTTTTGCAAGATTCCCCATTTCTATAACATTTTTTTTCAATTTCTCAATTTCCTGATGAAATTTCTCAACCATTTTCTCACCCAAATCTACCAGTTATATATTTTTCAGTTAATTCCTCTTTCGGATTTTCAAATATCTGCTTTGTTTCTCCAAATTCAATAAGCTTTCCTAAATAAAGAAAGCCTGTATAGTCACTAACTCTGGCTGCCTGCTGCATATTATGTGTAACTATTACTACCGTATATTTTTTTTCCAATTCATCTATCAAATCCTCAATTTTTGCGGTTGCTATTGGATCAAGAGCGGAGCACGGCTCATCCATCAATATTATTTCTGGCTCAATTGCAAGAGCCCTTGCTATGCAAAGCCTTTGCTGCTGCCCGCCGGATAAGCTCAATGCGGATTCATTTAACCTGTCTTTAACTTCATCCCACAGCCATGCTTGCCTTAAGCTCCTTTCAACAATTCTATCAAGCTCCTTTTTATCCTTTATCCCCTGAATTCTTGCTCCATATGCAACATTTTCATAAATTGATTTTGGAAAAGGGTTTGGTTTCTGAAAAACCATTCCTACTTTTTTCCTCACCTCAACAGGATCAATGTCCTTGCTGTATATATCCTGACCGTCAATAATCACACTTCCCTCTATCCTGCAACCATCTATCAGATCATTCATTCTATTGAAGCATCTTATTAGGGTTGATTTTCCGCATCCTGAAGGGCCAATCAGGGCGGTAACTCTATTTCTCTCTATTCCTATGTTTATATCAAATAAAACCTGCTTGCTTCCATACCAAAGGTTAAGATTAACTGTTCTTATTATTTCCATCTCACCACCTTATCTTTTTCCTGTATCT
This window encodes:
- the phoU gene encoding phosphate signaling complex protein PhoU, which codes for MVEKFHQEIEKLKKNVIEMGNLAKEMLSKSVIALKNQDEEIADWVISKKGEIARMDEEIEEQALRLIALYQPMAKDMRTIASCLKIITYLTRIGRYGKDIANVAKELSSQPHIKKLVSIPYMADIVCKMIDDALYAFETEDLTPIQDFSERDDTVDALRYSIFRECLTYMMEDQKNITRCAHYMMIARYLERCADHACKIAEKIYYMVNGVRVEIK
- a CDS encoding phosphate ABC transporter ATP-binding protein; this translates as MEIIRTVNLNLWYGSKQVLFDINIGIERNRVTALIGPSGCGKSTLIRCFNRMNDLIDGCRIEGSVIIDGQDIYSKDIDPVEVRKKVGMVFQKPNPFPKSIYENVAYGARIQGIKDKKELDRIVERSLRQAWLWDEVKDRLNESALSLSGGQQQRLCIARALAIEPEIILMDEPCSALDPIATAKIEDLIDELEKKYTVVIVTHNMQQAARVSDYTGFLYLGKLIEFGETKQIFENPKEELTEKYITGRFG